The Papaver somniferum cultivar HN1 chromosome 3, ASM357369v1, whole genome shotgun sequence genome includes a region encoding these proteins:
- the LOC113357461 gene encoding acyltransferase-like protein At1g54570, chloroplastic has product MASTLQFFPSSSSSCIRILPSFRVIKPRFITLATSNSASLSSDSVGINGSSSLVKEREEKEKGSVNNGVMNGLFGSRIEEKDIDSTKQSSEDLDVLWNDGYGVNSVKDYLDIAKDMVKLDGGPPRWFTPLECGKPLKNSPVLLFLPGMDGIGLGLILHHKALGKAFEVRCMHIPTSDRTPFEGLLKIVEDAVRLEHSKFPNRPIYLVGDSLGGCLALSVAARNPSIDLVLILSNPATSFGKSQLQPLLPILETLPNELHITVPYLLSFVMGEPVKMATVNIEKGLSPAKTIEQLSENLTGLLPRLSGLADIIPKKALLWKIKLLNSAAAYTNSRLHAIKAEVLVLASGKDNMLPSGDEAQRLKTSLKNCRVRYFKDNGHTLLLEDGVNLLSVIKATHMYRHSRRYDYISDYLPPSMSEYRKFAVEGNALFRTAASAAMFSTLGDGKIVRGLEGVPTEGPILLVGYHMLMGLELPLLIEEFLRVKKVMVRGIAHPILFSTKSETAKQEFSGNDIVSLFGAVPVSASYMFKLLSTNSIVLLYPGGAREALHSKGEEYKCFWPDQPEFVRMAAQFGATIVPFGAVGEDDLAQYVLDYDDQMKIPFLGDFWREQNEQAIKLRADATGEVGNQNMFIPGLLPKIPGRLYYLFGKPIETKGKKKELKDRDNANVLYLQIKSEVENMMSYLVKKREEDPYRGIVERTLYKTFGTPLDQIPTFEP; this is encoded by the exons ATGGCGTCAACATTACAattctttccttcttcttcatcctcttgtATTCGAATTTTACCTAGTTTTCGTGTAATTAAACCTCGATTCATTACCTTAGCTACTAGTAATTCGGCTTCATTATCATCTGATTCTGTTGGAATAAATGGGTCTTCTTCATTAGTCAAAGAgagggaagaaaaagaaaaagggtcTGTAAATAATGGAGTGATGAATGGATTATTTGGTTCCAGAATTGAAGAGAAAGACATTGACAGTACTAAGCAAAGTTCGGAGGATTTGGATGTGTTGTGGAATGATGGGTACGGAGTTAACAGTGTGAAAGATTATCTTGATATTGCAAAAGATATGGTTAAGCTGGATGGTGGACCACCTAGGTGGTTTACACCTCTTGAGTGTGGGAAGCCACTTAAGAACTCACCTGTTCTTCTTTTTCTGCCTG GAATGGATGGTATTGGGTTGGGACTCATTTTGCACCACAAGGCTCTTGGGAA GGCTTTTGAAGTTAGGTGCATGCATATTCCTACTAGTGACCGCACTCCATTTGAAG GGTTGTTGAAAATCGTTGAAGACGCCGTGAGGCTTGAGCACTCTAAGTTTCCAAATAGACCAATTTATTTAGTTGGTGATTCATTGGGAGGTTGCTTAGCACTCTCTGTCGCAGCACGTAATCCATCTATTGACTTAGTACTGATATTATCAAATCCAG CAACATCATTTGGCAAGTCGCAGTTGCAGCCTTTGCTCCCTATCTTGGAGACTTTGCCCAATGAACTCCATATTACTGTTCCATATCTTCTCAGTTTTGTTATGG GGGAACCAGTGAAAATGGCGACAGTCAATATTGAAAAGGGCCTCTCTCCTGcgaaaacaattgaacaactttcagAAAACCTCACTGGTTTATTACCTCGTCTCTCT GGATTGGCTGATATTATTCCTAAGAAGGCACTTCTGTGGAAAATAAAACTGCTCAACTCTGCTGCTGCTTACACTAATTCTCGCCTGCATGCCATCAAAGCTGAAGTGCTAGTCCTTGCTAG TGGAAAAGATAATATGTTACCAAGCGGAGATGAGGCTCAGCGGCTTAAGACGTCACTAAAGAATTGCCGAGTACGCTACTTTAAGGACAATGGCCATACCCTTTTATTG GAAGATGGTGTAAATTTGTTGTCTGTAATCAAAGCTACTCATATGTACCGTCATTCTAGACGATATGATTACATCTCAGATTATCTTCCACCTAGTATGTCAGAATACAGAAAATTTGCTGTCGAAGGAAATGC ATTATTTCGTACGGCTGCTAGCGCAGCAATGTTTTCAACTTTAGGAGATGGTAAAATAGTGAGGGGTCTTGAAGGGGTTCCTACTGAAGGTCCTATCCTATTAGTGGGTTATCATATGCTGATGGGACTAGAACTTCCTTTACTTATTGAAGAATTCCTGAGGGTGAAAAAAGTTATGGTTCGTGGTATTGCACACCCTATATTGTTTAGTACAAAAAGTGAAACTGCAAAACAGGAGTTTTCAGGTAATGACATAGTCAGCTTGTTCGGCGCAGTTCCTGTTTCAGCAAGTTACATGTTCAAGTTATTGTCAACTAATTCGATTGTTCTTCTGTATCCTGGTGGTGCGCGTGAGGCTCTTCATAGTAAG GGTGAAGAATATAAGTGTTTTTGGCCAGACCAGCCAGAGTTTGTGAGAATGGCAGCACAGTTTGGGGCTACAATTGTTCCATTTGGAGCTGTTGGAGAAGATGATTTAGCACAA TATGTTCTCGACTATGACGATCAAATGAAGATTCCATTCCTGGGAGATTTCTGGAGAGAACAAAACGAACAAGCTATAAAACTGAG AGCTGATGCAACAGGGGAAGTTGGAAACCAGAACATGTTCATTCCTGGGCTTTTACCTAAGATACCAGGTCGTCTATATTACTTGTTTGGGAAACCGATCGAAACAAAAGGGAAGAAAAAAGAATTAAAAGACAGAGACAATGCAAATGTACTTTACTTGCAGAT